From Endozoicomonas sp. 8E, the proteins below share one genomic window:
- the metE gene encoding 5-methyltetrahydropteroyltriglutamate--homocysteine S-methyltransferase, translated as MAISHSGGFPRIGANRELKKAQEAYWKGELSKERLLEEGKRLRLQHWAMQKEAGLDLIPVGDFAWYDQMLNHSLMLGAVPARFGADSDCEDIDTLFRMARGRAPGGTPAAACEMTKWFDTNYHYIVPELHKGQTLKLSSTEIIRETREALDAGFKVKPTLIGPLTWLWLGKVKGEAFNRLELLDDVIEVYGQVLNELAKLGVEWVQIDEPILVLDLPTEWHQAFESTYNRLQGKDLKILLATYFGGLNGTTTTAVNLPVEGLHIDLVRDAEQLTAILDRLPSYKVLSAGVVNGRNIWKADIRFIVSKLQEASERLGNRLWVAPSCSLLHTPVDLECETDLDDELKSWFAFAVQKCQEVSIIARLLSGNRNPEVQAALAASDQAVEARSQSSRIYNEAVQNRVAGISSGDDQRNLPYKERAVVQASRLKLPLFPTTTIGSFPQTVDIRKQRRLFRKGELSEHDYVEAMQKEILDTVARQEALGLDVLVHGEAERNDMVEYFGEQLNGFAFTSNGWVQSYGSRCVKPPIIIGDISRPEPMTVNWSCFAQDQTSKWMKGMLTGPVTILCWSFPREDVDRSVSCLQLALALRDEVVDLEKAGIGIIQIDEPAIREGLPLRKEDWPDYLNWAVKSFRIAASGVQDETQIHTHMCYSEFNDIIEYIAAMDADVITIETSRSDMELLDAFERFEYPNEIGPGVYDIHSPNVPESQWMKQLMKKAAEKIPPQRLWVNPDCGLKTRDWPEVEAALSNMVQVANELRDELA; from the coding sequence ATGGCAATCTCACACAGCGGTGGCTTTCCACGCATTGGTGCCAATCGCGAGCTGAAAAAAGCGCAGGAAGCCTACTGGAAGGGTGAACTGAGTAAAGAAAGGCTTTTAGAGGAAGGTAAACGCCTCAGGTTGCAACACTGGGCTATGCAAAAGGAAGCCGGGCTGGATCTGATCCCGGTTGGGGATTTTGCCTGGTACGACCAGATGTTGAATCACTCACTCATGCTGGGCGCCGTTCCGGCACGGTTTGGTGCAGATTCTGACTGTGAAGATATTGACACCCTGTTTCGCATGGCCCGGGGCAGGGCGCCTGGCGGGACTCCAGCAGCAGCGTGTGAGATGACCAAGTGGTTTGATACCAACTATCACTACATTGTTCCGGAGTTGCATAAAGGCCAGACCTTAAAGTTGTCGTCTACAGAAATTATTCGTGAGACCCGCGAAGCATTGGATGCAGGATTTAAGGTCAAGCCAACACTGATAGGTCCACTTACCTGGCTGTGGCTTGGGAAGGTGAAAGGAGAGGCGTTTAATCGTCTGGAACTGTTGGATGACGTTATAGAGGTCTATGGTCAGGTACTCAATGAGTTGGCAAAACTGGGTGTTGAGTGGGTTCAAATTGATGAACCTATCCTGGTACTGGATCTTCCTACCGAATGGCATCAGGCTTTTGAGTCCACTTACAACAGGCTGCAAGGCAAAGATCTGAAGATCCTGCTGGCGACCTATTTTGGAGGTCTTAATGGCACAACAACAACTGCAGTGAATTTACCCGTTGAGGGGCTGCATATTGATCTGGTTCGTGATGCTGAGCAACTGACGGCAATCCTTGACAGGCTGCCTTCCTACAAAGTGCTTTCAGCTGGTGTCGTGAACGGCAGAAATATCTGGAAAGCGGATATTCGTTTTATAGTCAGTAAACTTCAGGAAGCCAGCGAGCGTCTGGGTAACCGTCTCTGGGTTGCCCCCAGTTGTTCACTTCTGCATACGCCGGTTGATCTTGAATGTGAAACAGATCTGGATGATGAGTTGAAATCCTGGTTTGCCTTTGCAGTTCAGAAGTGTCAGGAAGTATCAATCATAGCCCGTCTGCTTTCAGGCAATCGGAATCCCGAGGTTCAGGCTGCTCTGGCTGCTTCGGATCAAGCGGTTGAAGCCCGGAGTCAGTCATCGAGAATATATAATGAAGCCGTTCAGAACCGGGTTGCCGGAATCAGCAGTGGCGATGACCAGCGAAACCTGCCTTATAAAGAAAGAGCTGTCGTTCAGGCATCCAGACTTAAATTGCCGTTGTTTCCAACTACGACAATCGGCTCTTTTCCTCAGACGGTTGATATCAGAAAGCAGCGTCGTTTATTCAGAAAAGGCGAGCTGAGTGAGCATGACTATGTAGAAGCCATGCAAAAGGAGATTCTGGACACTGTTGCCAGACAGGAGGCGCTCGGACTCGATGTCCTTGTTCATGGTGAAGCCGAACGTAATGACATGGTCGAGTATTTTGGTGAGCAGCTCAATGGCTTTGCCTTTACCAGCAATGGTTGGGTGCAGAGCTACGGTAGCCGCTGTGTAAAACCTCCCATCATTATTGGTGATATTTCCAGACCAGAGCCCATGACTGTGAACTGGAGTTGTTTTGCCCAGGACCAAACCAGTAAGTGGATGAAGGGTATGCTCACAGGCCCGGTAACAATACTCTGCTGGTCTTTCCCGCGGGAAGATGTCGATCGAAGTGTTTCCTGCCTGCAACTTGCTCTGGCGCTCAGGGATGAAGTCGTGGATCTGGAAAAGGCGGGTATTGGCATCATCCAGATTGATGAGCCGGCGATTCGCGAAGGTTTGCCCTTGCGCAAAGAAGACTGGCCTGACTACCTGAACTGGGCAGTAAAAAGCTTCAGGATTGCTGCCAGTGGCGTTCAGGATGAAACCCAGATCCACACACACATGTGTTATAGCGAGTTCAACGACATCATTGAATACATCGCGGCAATGGATGCCGATGTTATTACTATTGAGACCTCCAGATCTGACATGGAGTTACTGGATGCTTTTGAGCGGTTTGAATACCCCAATGAGATAGGCCCGGGGGTTTATGATATCCACTCGCCGAATGTTCCGGAGTCACAGTGGATGAAACAGCTGATGAAGAAAGCCGCCGAAAAAATCCCGCCGCAACGTTTATGGGTCAATCCGGACTGTGGCCTTAAAACCCGTGATTGGCCCGAGGTAGAAGCGGCGCTGAGCAATATGGTGCAGGTGGCTAACGAACTCAGGGATGAGCTGGCTTAA
- a CDS encoding transposase family protein — MCSGCQKPAPGYDYLAERRFEFVPLWGIRVFLLYRMRRVECQTCGVKVEQVPWA, encoded by the coding sequence ATCTGCTCAGGATGCCAGAAACCTGCTCCGGGCTATGATTATCTTGCTGAGCGTCGTTTCGAGTTTGTTCCTCTCTGGGGAATCAGAGTTTTCTTGCTCTATAGAATGCGCCGGGTGGAATGTCAGACGTGCGGCGTAAAGGTTGAGCAAGTTCCATGGGCTTGA
- a CDS encoding transposase translates to MSKFHGLEGKKELTKAYRQFLANWARKLSWKGAASTFNTSWEKVFHAVEYMVEWGKAQRSLDNIKAIGVDEVAYHLGHKYLTVVYQIDRSCTRLLWVGQDRTEATIRNFFFFFGLERSQQLRYVCSNRRRT, encoded by the coding sequence TTGAGCAAGTTCCATGGGCTTGAGGGTAAGAAGGAGCTGACCAAAGCCTATAGGCAATTTCTGGCAAACTGGGCCAGAAAGCTGTCTTGGAAAGGGGCTGCCAGTACTTTCAATACCTCATGGGAGAAAGTATTTCACGCTGTGGAGTACATGGTTGAGTGGGGCAAAGCGCAGCGTTCACTCGACAATATCAAGGCCATTGGCGTTGATGAAGTGGCTTACCATCTCGGACATAAATACCTGACAGTGGTTTATCAGATTGATCGCAGTTGTACCCGACTACTATGGGTTGGTCAGGATCGTACTGAAGCCACAATTAGAAACTTTTTCTTCTTTTTTGGCCTTGAGCGTAGTCAGCAACTGAGGTATGTCTGCTCAAACAGAAGGAGAACCTGA
- a CDS encoding transposase has product MSRQNKAFSSGIVEGLNTKIKLTTRKSYGFRTCRCAEIA; this is encoded by the coding sequence ATTTCAAGGCAAAATAAAGCATTTTCCAGCGGGATTGTGGAAGGTCTGAACACCAAGATAAAACTCACTACGAGAAAATCGTATGGTTTCAGAACCTGTAGATGTGCAGAAATCGCCTAG